The genomic stretch CCGAGGGTGGCCAGCAGGCAGTACCCGGCGAGGGCGAGCCAGTCGGAGAGCGAGGAGAGGTCGGCGTCCACCACGGTGGCGGCGCCCGCCCCGACCAGCCCCCACGGCTGCAGCAGCCAGGCGAGCCCGGCGGCCGTGCCGAGCGATGCGTGGTCGATCCGGGCCGTCCAGCTCGGTGGGTGGTGCGGCCTGGGGGGCCGGCGTCGCCGGTACGTGCCGTAGCCCGCGAGGCCGAGGCCGATCGCGAGTTTGGCGGCGACCGCGGCCGTCGACGACGGGCTATGGTGGGCGGGCGGGGTCCCGCCGGTCAGCAGCACCACGCAGGCGACCACCACGACCAGGTTCGCCAGCCAGGACAGCAGGAAGGCCAGCCCCTTGCGGACGCCCCGCGAAGAGGCGAGCAGCAGGATGAAGGCGCTGTTGTGCAGCGGTCCGAGGGTGATGGCCGTGCCGATCACGACCAGCTCGAGATCCATCGGCTCAGCCGCTCCCGGGGTCGGGGCCGCCCGCCGCCACCTAGGCGCCCTTCTCCAGGGCGCGGAGCACCCGCCGCGCGTCGTGCCGGAACATCCGGGGCCCGACCGTGCGGTACGCCGTGCCGAGCAGCCGGGCACCGGGGCTGGGGAGGAAGTTCCGGACCCAGGTCATCTCCACATGGCTGCCGCCGGCGGTGGGCCGGGCGGTGAGCTCCCAGGTGCTGCCGGGGATGTAGACGTTGGAGTCGACCACCTCGGCCTTCACCGAGCCGGGCCGGGACCAGTCGTACGCGCAGCGCTCCCAGACCACCGCCCCCGCCCGGCTGCCCTCGGTGACCTCGGCCGAGGAGTCGCCCAGCCGGTGCACCCGCAGGTGCTTCAGCGACACGGCGGGGAAGACCGAGGCCCTGCGCGCGGAGAAGTCGTGCGCCGCATCCAGCACGCGGTCGGCCGTCACGGAGGTCTCGACGGCCACCCGGATCGTCGTTGCCATGATCCGATTCTATCGAGGAGCGCCTGCGGGGGCGGCTCGGCCGGGCTCAGAGCCGGATGCCGAGCCGGGCGGCGGTGTCGGCGGCGAGGGCGGCGGATCTGCCGTGGCGGGCGGCGCAGAGGAGCAGCTCCGGGACGAGCGGGTGCGCCCGGACGGTCTGCGGAGCGAGCCGGTCGGCGGCGAGGAGTTCGCGCAGCGCGGCCGTGTCGTCGCCGGTCCGGGCCCGCAGCCGGGCGCGGTCGATGCCGTGCCGGGCGCGGCGGTCCCTCGGCAGCTCGGCGGCGTCGACGGCGGCGAGCCGCGCGAGGGCCTCGCCGTCGGCACCGAGTTCGAGGTCGGCGTGCAGGCCGTGCACGGCCACTTCTGCGCCGCAGAAGTCGGTCGGCGGCTCGGCCGGCCCGCCCGTCCGGTCGACGGCACCGGCCGCCCGGGCCGCCTCGGCGAGGTGGTCCGCGCTCTCCGCCTGCCGCCCGCGCTGCGCCGCGAGGACGGCGGCCACCGCGTGCAGGGTGCCCCAGAGGTCCCACACCGCCCTGGTCGGCGCACTGGCGGTGCCGAGCAGCGGGTCGAGGCGGTCGAGGCCGCGGGCGGTGAGGGCCTCGGCCTCGGCGCGGGCGCCGGCCGCGGCACAGGCCTCGGCGCGGATCCAGTCGGCCACGGTGAGCAGCAGCGGGTCACCGGACGCGGCGGCCACCTGCTCCGCCCGGGTGGCCGCCACCGCGGCGAGGTCGGGGTGGCCGAGGCGGCGCAGCTGGGTCGCGGCCAGGTGGAGGGTCTCGGTGAGCAGGTGGTCGGCGGTGGCGCGCGCGGCACCCTCGGCCTGCGCCGCGAGGCGGCGCAGCTCGTCGAGGAGGGCGGGCAGCCGCAGGCCGAGGTCGCCGTACCGGCCGTCGCGGCGCAGGTCGTGAGCCGTGTCGACCCTCCTGCGCAGCCCGTCCGGCACGGCGCCCGGTGGGACGGAGTCCTCGCCGGTGGGCTGCGGCAGTCCTGCGCGGAGCAGGGTGTGCCGCAGCGCGGGGACGGCACGGTGGGCGTCGCGCAGCCCCGCCTCGCCCGTACCGGCCGGTCCGCCGAGCAGCTCGGCCGGGGCGACGCCGAGCGCCTCGGCGAGGGCGTTCACCATGGTGTACCGGTCGATCGGGCGGCGGCCGCCCTCGACGGACCTGAGCCATTCGCCGCTGCGGCCGACCGCCTCCGCGACCTCGTCCCGCCGCAACCCGAACGCCTCCCGGTACCGCCCCGCACGCTCCCCGATCGTGGCCCGACCCGCCATCACGCCTCCAGCCCTGGGCACGCGTCCCATGCTGTCCGAGCCGGGAGCAAGCCGCTTGCCGGTGGGCCGGTCCGTCTGCCGATGGGCCGGTTCGCCGGCGGTGGCTCAGCGCATCAGGGCCTTGGCCGCGAGGGCGGCGAGGGACCGGGCGGCGGTGGCCTCGCGGTCCCCGTTGGCCGGGCCGGTCTCGCCGCGGTCAACGATGACCTCCAGGCGGTAGTAGCGCATGCCGGCCATGAAGGCGAGGGCCGGCCTGCTGCCGTCCCTGCGGCGGGCCAGCACGGCCTGGTCGCCGATGCCCGGGACGACGGTGCTCGTGGTGTCCGTGCCGGAGATGGTGGCAGCGAACTGGTAGGCCGTGACCTCGTCCAGGGTCACAT from Streptomyces sp. TLI_235 encodes the following:
- a CDS encoding transcriptional regulator with XRE-family HTH domain; its protein translation is MAGRATIGERAGRYREAFGLRRDEVAEAVGRSGEWLRSVEGGRRPIDRYTMVNALAEALGVAPAELLGGPAGTGEAGLRDAHRAVPALRHTLLRAGLPQPTGEDSVPPGAVPDGLRRRVDTAHDLRRDGRYGDLGLRLPALLDELRRLAAQAEGAARATADHLLTETLHLAATQLRRLGHPDLAAVAATRAEQVAAASGDPLLLTVADWIRAEACAAAGARAEAEALTARGLDRLDPLLGTASAPTRAVWDLWGTLHAVAAVLAAQRGRQAESADHLAEAARAAGAVDRTGGPAEPPTDFCGAEVAVHGLHADLELGADGEALARLAAVDAAELPRDRRARHGIDRARLRARTGDDTAALRELLAADRLAPQTVRAHPLVPELLLCAARHGRSAALAADTAARLGIRL
- a CDS encoding Sap-like sulfolipid-1-addressing protein, translated to MDLELVVIGTAITLGPLHNSAFILLLASSRGVRKGLAFLLSWLANLVVVVACVVLLTGGTPPAHHSPSSTAAVAAKLAIGLGLAGYGTYRRRRPPRPHHPPSWTARIDHASLGTAAGLAWLLQPWGLVGAGAATVVDADLSSLSDWLALAGYCLLATLGLIVMEMYTVWAPAAASARLTGLRAWLEGHQDQLIITLSLLVGLWLTASSIYQLVT
- a CDS encoding polyketide cyclase/dehydrase/lipid transport protein, translated to MATTIRVAVETSVTADRVLDAAHDFSARRASVFPAVSLKHLRVHRLGDSSAEVTEGSRAGAVVWERCAYDWSRPGSVKAEVVDSNVYIPGSTWELTARPTAGGSHVEMTWVRNFLPSPGARLLGTAYRTVGPRMFRHDARRVLRALEKGA